From Camelus dromedarius isolate mCamDro1 chromosome X, mCamDro1.pat, whole genome shotgun sequence, one genomic window encodes:
- the KLHL34 gene encoding kelch-like protein 34, translated as MSYFLSYCKAHGGALLTGYQALRAEGFLCDVTLEAEGSEFPAHRSLLACSSDYFRALFKSHTRESRARVIHLHVPSAAGLQRLLDFIYTAWLPLSMDTVEDTLEAASYLQVTEALGLCGRYLERQLAPENCCFAANMAARFGLAHTLDAAERCIVRHLRELLARGAGPAGLLELNPASLRAVLGAPDVARVPEARLLGLALAWLRQEPEAERLTHCAALLERVRFGLVPTDVLRRVYSGSGLTLPTRVKGLIIQALNYHTAPSRQPLMQGEQTSVRSPQTRILLVGGRRGREAVTEEVVVPREAVRGRGAAAAPEEEEEEEQMEEEEEEEEEEWELTQDVVAFDVYNHRWRSLTRLPVPLLGHSVCVAGNFLFVLGGESPSGEASSPLTDSPPAVTAQVHRYDPRFHAWTAVPAMREARAHFWCGAVGEGLLAVGGLGAGGEALASVEMYDLRRDRWTAAGALPRALHGHAGAVGDRGVVYISGGKAGRGEGGASSLRDVFALGPGEQAWSKRAPMGTARFGHHMAALRGAVFAFLGRYEPFSEIERYDPGTDQWTRLRPLPYDRFCYGLAVVEETVLLLGGLKWRASRQVPTRNVVGYDLDLDRWEDIGCALPWAWSGLQCAVLQLAEGGDEEREEEPGEAPDLVLGLIG; from the coding sequence ATGAGTTACTTCCTGTCTTACTGCAAAGCTCATGGCGGCGCGCTGCTCACCGGCTACCAGGCCCTGCGCGCCGAGGGCTTTCTGTGCGACGTGACCCTGGAGGCCGAGGGCAGCGAGTTTCCGGCGCACAGGTCGCTCCTCGCGTGTTCCAGCGACTACTTTAGGGCCTTGTTCAAGAGCCACACCAGGGAGTCCCGGGCGCGCGTGATCCACCTGCATGTGCCCTCGGCGGCCGGCCTGCAGCGCTTGCTAGACTTCATCTACACCGCCTGGCTGCCGCTCTCCATGGACACCGTGGAGGACACGCTGGAGGCCGCCAGCTACCTGCAGGTCACTGAGGCCCTAGGGCTGTGCGGCCGCTACCTGGAGCGCCAGCTGGCCCCGGAGAACTGCTGCTTTGCCGCCAATATGGCGGCGCGCTTCGGCCTGGCGCACACGTTGGACGCGGCGGAACGCTGCATCGTGCGCCACCTGAGGGAGCTGCTGGCGCGCGGCGCGGGCCCTGCAGGGCTGCTGGAGCTCAATCCCGCGTCTCTCAGGGCCGTGCTGGGTGCCCCCGACGTGGCGCGGGTGCCTGAGGCCCGACTGCTGGGCCTGGCTCTAGCCTGGTTGCGGCAGGAGCCCGAGGCCGAACGCCTGACCCACTGCGCCGCGCTGCTCGAGCGCGTCCGCTTCGGCCTGGTGCCCACCGACGTGCTTCGGCGGGTGTACTCGGGCTCCGGCCTCACGCTGCCCACCCGTGTCAAAGGCCTTATCATTCAGGCCCTCAACTACCACACGGCGCCCTCCCGCCAGCCGCTCATGCAGGGCGAGCAGACCAGCGTCCGGAGCCCCCAAACCCGTATCTTGTTGGTTGGGGGGCGCAGGGGGCGGGAGGCGGTGACCGAGGAGGTCGTGGTCCCCCGGGAGGCAGTCAGGGGCAGGGGCGCTGCGGCGGCGCccgaggaagaggaggaagaggagcagatggaggaggaggaggaggaggaggaggaggagtgggagcTCACCCAGGACGTGGTAGCATTTGACGTGTACAACCACCGCTGGCGCAGCCTCACACGACTGCCCGTTCCGCTACTGGGGCACAGCGTGTGCGTCGCAGGCAACTTCCTGTTCGTCCTGGGCGGGGAGAGCCCGTCGGGCGAAGCCTCCTCCCCACTAACCGACAGCCCGCCGGCTGTCACAGCACAAGTGCACCGTTACGACCCGCGCTTCCACGCTTGGACAGCGGTGCCGGCTATGCGGGAAGCGCGGGCCCATTTCTGGTGCGGCGCCGTGGGCGAGGGGCTCCTGGCTGTCGGGGGCCTGGGTGCGGGCGGCGAAGCGCTGGCTTCGGTGGAGATGTACGACCTGCGCCGGGACCGCTGGACGGCAGCCGGGGCGCTGCCGCGGGCGCTGCACGGCCACGCGGGAGCCGTCGGGGATCGCGGCGTCGTGTACATCTCGGGGGGCAAGGCGGGGAGAGGCGAGGGCGGCGCGAGCAGCCTCCGGGACGTGTTCGCCCTGGGCCCCGGGGAGCAGGCGTGGAGCAAGAGGGCGCCCATGGGCACGGCCCGCTTCGGGCACCACATGGCGGCACTGCGCGGCGCGGTGTTCGCCTTTCTGGGGCGCTACGAGCCGTTCTCCGAGATCGAGCGCTACGATCCCGGCACCGACCAGTGGACTCGGCTGCGGCCGCTACCCTACGACCGCTTCTGCTACGGGCTGGCGGTGGTGGAGGAGACCGTACTGCTGCTGGGCGGCCTTAAGTGGCGGGCCTCACGCCAGGTGCCTACCCGCAACGTGGTGGGCTATGACCTCGACCTGGACCGCTGGGAGGACATTGGCTGCGCATTGCCCTGGGCCTGGAGTGGCCTGCAGTGCGCAGTCCTGCAACTGGCCGAGGGTGGGGacgaggagagggaggaagagcctGGAGAGGCTCCAGATTTAGTGCTGGGCTTAATAGGTTAG